The following are from one region of the Mesorhizobium sp. B4-1-4 genome:
- a CDS encoding pseudouridine synthase, with product MARRGTPNSGARPAPPGVSLNRALSKLGLCSRTQAQVLIAEGRVRVGGKVVRDPEQRVDMNRDKISVDGEEVVAERKVYLMLNKPRGLVTTRDDPQQRGTVYACLEGLDLPFVSPVGRLDKASEGLLLMTNDTRFANRLMDPASHLPKTYHVQVGMVPNEAMLDALRAGVTVDGETLAASSIALLRSGGRTAWLEIVLDEGKNRHIRRLLSAHGIEVKRLIRIAIGRLPLGDLAKGKARHLTQEELVLVAE from the coding sequence ATGGCACGACGAGGAACACCAAACAGCGGCGCGCGACCCGCCCCGCCGGGCGTCAGCCTGAACCGCGCGCTCTCAAAGCTCGGCCTGTGCTCACGCACGCAGGCGCAGGTGCTGATTGCCGAGGGCCGCGTGCGTGTCGGCGGCAAGGTGGTGCGCGATCCCGAGCAGCGCGTGGACATGAACCGCGACAAGATCAGCGTCGACGGCGAAGAGGTCGTTGCCGAGCGCAAGGTCTACCTGATGCTCAACAAGCCGCGCGGGCTGGTCACCACCCGCGACGACCCGCAGCAGCGCGGCACCGTCTATGCCTGCCTCGAAGGGCTCGACCTGCCCTTCGTCTCGCCGGTCGGCCGTCTCGACAAGGCGAGCGAAGGCCTGCTCCTGATGACCAACGACACCCGCTTCGCCAACCGGCTGATGGACCCGGCCTCGCATCTGCCCAAGACCTATCATGTGCAGGTCGGCATGGTGCCGAACGAGGCGATGCTGGACGCGCTGCGCGCAGGGGTGACCGTCGATGGCGAGACCCTGGCGGCAAGTTCGATCGCGCTTTTGCGCAGCGGCGGCCGCACCGCCTGGCTGGAGATCGTGCTCGACGAAGGCAAAAACCGACACATCCGCCGCCTGCTTTCAGCGCACGGCATCGAGGTCAAGCGCCTCATCCGCATCGCCATCGGCCGCCTGCCGCTGGGCGACCTCGCCAAAGGCAAGGCGCGCCACCTGACGCAGGAGGAATTGGTGCTGGTGGCGGAGTGA
- a CDS encoding VOC family protein, which produces MNFVSVRIITSDVQRLVRFYGEITGMPVTVYTEDFAELATPACTLAIGSTRTLMLFGGDIARPADNHTAIIEFRVADVDAEFARLSDVIKATTVQEPTTMPWGNRSLLFRDPDGNLVNFFTPVTAEAIRKFDK; this is translated from the coding sequence ATGAATTTCGTCTCTGTCCGCATCATCACATCGGATGTTCAGCGCCTCGTGCGCTTCTACGGCGAGATCACCGGCATGCCGGTGACGGTGTACACCGAAGACTTCGCCGAACTGGCGACACCGGCCTGCACGCTGGCGATCGGCAGCACGCGCACCTTGATGCTGTTCGGCGGCGACATCGCCCGCCCCGCCGACAACCACACCGCCATCATCGAATTCCGCGTCGCCGACGTCGATGCCGAATTCGCCCGCCTGTCGGACGTCATCAAGGCCACGACCGTGCAGGAGCCGACCACCATGCCCTGGGGCAACCGCTCGCTGCTGTTTCGCGATCCCGACGGCAATCTGGTGAATTTCTTCACGCCCGTGACCGCCGAGGCGATCCGGAAGTTCGACAAATAG
- a CDS encoding histidine phosphatase family protein: MSSALPQIHLVRHGETAWSLSGQHTGRTDMPLTPAGEAAARGVAERLKGLTFSAVWSSPSQRAYNTSVLAGFGERSVKIDDLQEWDYGAYEGRTTNDILAERPGWNVFRDGCPQGEMAADVGARADRIVDRLRKANADILIFSSAHFLRVLAARWLGLPPEGGALFVLDTASISVLGYEHDFGEPVVRKWNLK; this comes from the coding sequence ATGAGCAGCGCGCTACCGCAAATCCATCTGGTCAGGCATGGCGAGACGGCGTGGAGCCTTTCGGGGCAACATACCGGCCGCACCGACATGCCGTTGACGCCGGCCGGCGAGGCGGCCGCGCGGGGCGTGGCGGAGCGGCTGAAAGGCCTGACGTTTTCGGCCGTATGGTCGAGCCCCTCGCAGCGCGCCTACAACACCAGCGTACTTGCCGGCTTTGGGGAGCGGAGCGTCAAGATAGACGATCTGCAGGAGTGGGATTACGGCGCCTATGAAGGGCGCACGACCAACGATATCCTGGCCGAGCGGCCCGGCTGGAACGTCTTTCGCGACGGTTGCCCGCAAGGCGAGATGGCGGCCGATGTCGGCGCCCGTGCCGACAGGATCGTCGACCGCCTGCGCAAGGCCAATGCCGACATACTGATCTTTTCCAGCGCGCATTTCCTGCGCGTGCTCGCCGCCCGCTGGCTCGGCCTGCCGCCGGAAGGCGGCGCGCTGTTCGTGCTCGACACGGCCAGCATCAGCGTGCTCGGCTACGAGCACGACTTCGGCGAGCCGGTCGTGCGCAAGTGGAACCTGAAGTAG
- a CDS encoding efflux RND transporter permease subunit has translation MNISAPFVIRPIATTLLAIGVTLVGLVAYFLLPIAGVPQVDIPTLQISAHLPGSSAETMATTVAAPLERQLGLISGVTSISSSSSLGRTSIQVEFDLDRTLDGAAQDVQTAISAASGDLPKDLPSPPTYEKANPADAQLMSIAVTSADLPIDKVDDYVENYLALQLSRVTGVGLVDFHGEQKSAVRIQVNPSAAAALGLSLEDIRSAIATASVNAPKGTLDGPRQSLTLAATDQLSTAAAFNSVIVAYRNGAPVRVSDIGTAIDGVEDIRQAAWLGSQRAVIIDVHKQPGFNINQTVQLIKNVLPELQRTLPPSVKMQILGDRTQTIRASVSEVQFTMAISIGLVVLVIFLFLRHVRATLIPSITIPVSLLCTCAAMYLLGYTIDNVSLMALTIAVGFIIDDAIVMVENIIRHIENGEAPLQAALGGSREIGFTIISMTLSLVAVFIPLLLMGGLIGRLFREFAVAVSIAIMMSGLISLTLTPMMCGRLLKPIDRDARENIASRALEAAFNGMLYVYEVGLRWVLRHKPVMLLFMAATLGATFYLYQIIPKGFFPQQDNGTISGSSEAAQDISYDAMVRRQHELAKVVTADPDVQTVYYWVGANPTVNSGRLMIDLKPLSERHATATQVINRLRKAAAKVEGIALFGQARQDVQIGARVSKTQYQYTLQDPDVNELFKWAPIMLSKLQTLPELQDVTGDLQASAPRMTLKIDRDLIGQLGITPQAVDDTLYDAFGQRQVATIFTQLDQHHVVMELQPRFQEDASALARLFVRSSTSGQMVPLSALAHYETSVSPLTINHQDQFPAVTLSFNLAAGHSLGDAISAIQKLERSMILPPTLTTRYQGSAKVFQSSLANQPYLILAAIIAVYIVLGILYESFVHPLTILSTLPSAGVGAFLALMALGYDFSLIALIGVILLVGIVKKNAIMMIDFALEGERRRNLSAEDAIYEACVLRFRPIMMTTMAALLGGLPLALGSGAGSELRRPLGIAIVGGLLLSQFLTLYTTPVIYIYLSRFSHLRWFWRRKADPEIVVPAAGPALAAGPRAEIRQMPPRPKPHERAAKRR, from the coding sequence ATGAACATATCCGCGCCCTTCGTCATCCGGCCGATCGCCACCACGCTGCTGGCCATCGGGGTGACGCTGGTGGGTCTCGTCGCCTATTTCCTGCTGCCGATCGCCGGCGTGCCGCAGGTCGACATCCCGACGCTGCAGATATCTGCCCACCTGCCGGGCTCCAGCGCCGAGACGATGGCGACGACGGTCGCGGCACCGCTGGAGCGGCAGCTCGGGCTGATTTCGGGCGTGACGTCCATCAGTTCGAGCAGTTCGCTCGGCCGTACCTCGATCCAGGTCGAATTCGACCTCGACCGCACCCTCGACGGCGCCGCGCAGGATGTGCAGACCGCGATCAGCGCGGCCAGCGGCGATCTGCCGAAGGACCTCCCCAGCCCGCCGACCTATGAGAAGGCCAATCCGGCCGACGCCCAGCTGATGTCGATCGCCGTCACCTCCGCCGATCTGCCGATCGACAAGGTCGACGACTATGTCGAGAACTACCTGGCGCTGCAGCTGTCGCGGGTCACCGGCGTCGGCCTCGTCGACTTCCATGGCGAGCAGAAATCGGCGGTGCGCATCCAGGTCAACCCGTCGGCGGCGGCCGCGCTCGGGCTCAGCCTGGAGGACATCCGGTCGGCGATAGCGACAGCCAGCGTCAACGCGCCCAAGGGCACCCTGGATGGGCCTCGGCAGTCGCTGACGCTGGCCGCCACCGACCAGCTGTCCACCGCGGCGGCCTTCAACTCGGTGATCGTCGCCTATCGCAACGGCGCACCGGTCCGGGTCAGCGATATCGGCACGGCCATAGACGGCGTCGAGGATATCAGGCAGGCGGCGTGGCTCGGCAGCCAGCGCGCCGTCATCATCGACGTCCACAAGCAGCCCGGCTTCAACATCAACCAGACGGTGCAACTGATCAAGAACGTGCTGCCCGAGCTTCAGCGCACGCTGCCGCCCTCGGTCAAGATGCAGATCCTGGGCGACCGCACCCAGACAATCCGGGCTTCGGTCTCCGAGGTGCAGTTCACCATGGCGATCAGCATCGGCCTCGTCGTGCTGGTCATCTTCCTGTTCCTGCGGCATGTGCGCGCCACGCTCATTCCCAGCATCACCATTCCTGTGTCGCTGCTGTGCACCTGCGCGGCGATGTATCTGCTCGGCTACACGATCGACAACGTCTCGCTGATGGCGCTGACCATTGCGGTCGGCTTCATCATCGACGACGCCATCGTCATGGTGGAGAACATCATCCGCCACATCGAGAATGGCGAAGCGCCGCTACAGGCGGCGCTGGGCGGATCGCGCGAAATCGGCTTCACCATCATCTCGATGACGCTGTCGCTGGTCGCCGTCTTCATCCCGCTGCTTCTGATGGGTGGGCTGATCGGCCGGCTGTTCCGCGAATTCGCGGTCGCCGTCAGCATCGCCATCATGATGTCGGGCCTGATTTCGCTGACGCTGACGCCGATGATGTGCGGCCGGCTCTTGAAACCGATCGACCGCGATGCCCGCGAGAACATCGCGTCGCGGGCCCTTGAAGCAGCCTTCAATGGCATGCTGTACGTCTATGAGGTCGGCTTGCGCTGGGTGCTGCGCCACAAGCCGGTGATGTTGCTGTTCATGGCGGCGACGCTCGGCGCCACCTTCTATCTCTACCAAATCATCCCGAAGGGTTTCTTCCCGCAGCAGGACAATGGCACCATTTCCGGTTCTTCCGAGGCAGCCCAGGACATCTCCTACGACGCCATGGTGCGGCGCCAGCATGAACTGGCCAAGGTGGTGACCGCCGATCCCGATGTGCAGACCGTCTATTACTGGGTCGGCGCCAACCCGACCGTGAACAGCGGCCGGCTGATGATCGACCTCAAGCCGCTGAGCGAACGTCATGCGACGGCGACGCAGGTGATCAACCGTCTGCGCAAGGCGGCGGCCAAGGTGGAAGGCATCGCCCTGTTCGGCCAAGCCCGGCAGGACGTGCAGATCGGCGCACGGGTCAGCAAGACGCAGTACCAGTACACGCTGCAGGATCCCGATGTGAACGAGCTGTTCAAATGGGCGCCGATCATGCTGTCCAAGCTGCAGACCCTGCCCGAGTTGCAGGACGTGACGGGGGATTTGCAGGCGAGCGCGCCCAGGATGACGCTCAAGATCGACCGCGATCTGATCGGCCAGCTCGGCATCACCCCGCAGGCCGTGGACGACACGCTGTATGACGCTTTCGGCCAGCGCCAGGTGGCGACGATCTTCACCCAGCTCGACCAGCACCATGTGGTGATGGAGCTGCAGCCGCGCTTCCAGGAGGATGCGTCGGCGCTGGCGCGCCTGTTCGTGCGCTCCAGCACCAGCGGGCAGATGGTGCCGTTGTCGGCGCTGGCGCATTACGAGACGTCGGTGTCGCCGCTGACGATCAACCACCAGGATCAGTTCCCGGCGGTGACGCTGTCATTCAACCTGGCGGCCGGCCATTCGCTCGGCGACGCCATTTCAGCCATCCAGAAGCTCGAACGATCGATGATCCTGCCGCCGACGCTGACGACGCGCTACCAGGGCTCGGCCAAGGTGTTCCAGTCGTCGCTGGCCAACCAGCCCTATCTGATCCTGGCGGCGATCATCGCCGTCTATATCGTGCTCGGTATTCTCTATGAGAGCTTCGTGCACCCGCTCACCATCCTGTCGACGCTGCCGTCGGCGGGCGTCGGCGCCTTCCTGGCGCTGATGGCGCTCGGCTATGATTTCTCGCTGATCGCCCTGATCGGCGTCATCCTGCTCGTCGGCATCGTCAAGAAGAACGCGATCATGATGATCGACTTCGCGCTCGAGGGCGAGCGACGGCGGAACCTGTCGGCGGAAGATGCCATCTACGAGGCCTGCGTGCTGCGCTTCCGGCCGATCATGATGACGACGATGGCGGCGCTGCTTGGCGGCCTGCCACTGGCGCTGGGCAGCGGCGCCGGCTCCGAACTTCGCCGGCCGCTGGGCATCGCCATTGTCGGCGGCTTGCTGCTGTCGCAGTTCCTGACGCTCTACACCACGCCCGTCATCTACATCTATCTCAGCCGGTTCAGCCATCTCAGATGGTTCTGGCGCCGCAAGGCCGATCCCGAAATCGTCGTGCCCGCCGCCGGGCCGGCGCTGGCGGCGGGCCCACGGGCGGAGATTCGGCAAATGCCGCCTCGACCGAAGCCGCACGAGCGGGCGGCGAAGCGGCGCTGA
- a CDS encoding efflux RND transporter periplasmic adaptor subunit, protein MTADRRKAFRTLGASALGFLILSMGSGPAVVSALAAGAAIPVVADVARRTDVPVFLLGLGSVAPLRTVTVTSRIDGQLVKLDFTDGQDVHAGDLLAEIDPEPLQAALGQAQATKTRDDVSLANARLDLARAQTLTTKGVGSTQVLDTAKATVAQLEATDKVDQAAIDIAQIQLGFTQIRSPLDGRVGIHMVDAGNIVRASDTGGIVRISQIHPIAVDFSLPSDALPRIQAVMKAGNAAVVAQDNGGQQLASGRLSVVDNQINGATATIRIRAVFDNADDRLWPGQFVNVRVQADLRRGVVTVPVTAIVRGPEGTYVFVVGKDRHIVKRPVTVAYSNAELAVVGKDVQPGDTVVTDGQYRIQEGDVVDVTGPAQAAN, encoded by the coding sequence ATGACCGCCGACCGCCGCAAGGCCTTCCGAACCCTTGGGGCCAGTGCCTTAGGCTTTCTGATCCTGAGTATGGGAAGCGGGCCGGCAGTGGTTTCCGCCCTGGCGGCGGGCGCCGCCATTCCCGTTGTCGCCGATGTGGCGCGCCGGACCGATGTTCCGGTGTTCCTCCTCGGACTAGGCTCCGTCGCGCCGCTGCGCACGGTGACCGTGACCAGCCGGATCGACGGCCAGCTGGTCAAGCTCGACTTCACCGATGGTCAGGATGTGCATGCCGGCGACCTGCTTGCCGAGATCGACCCGGAGCCCCTGCAGGCGGCGCTCGGGCAGGCGCAGGCCACCAAGACGCGGGACGACGTGTCGCTGGCCAATGCCAGGCTCGACCTCGCCCGGGCGCAGACCCTGACCACCAAGGGCGTCGGCTCCACACAGGTGCTGGACACGGCAAAGGCGACCGTGGCGCAGCTCGAGGCGACCGACAAGGTCGACCAGGCCGCCATCGACATCGCGCAGATCCAGCTCGGCTTCACCCAAATACGCTCGCCGCTGGATGGACGGGTTGGCATCCACATGGTCGACGCTGGCAACATCGTCCGTGCCAGCGATACGGGCGGCATCGTCCGCATCAGCCAGATCCACCCGATCGCGGTGGATTTCTCGCTTCCGTCCGACGCCCTTCCGCGCATCCAGGCCGTGATGAAGGCAGGCAACGCCGCCGTGGTCGCGCAGGACAATGGCGGCCAGCAACTGGCCTCCGGCCGGCTGAGCGTTGTCGACAACCAGATCAACGGCGCCACCGCGACGATCAGGATACGCGCCGTCTTCGACAATGCCGACGACCGGCTGTGGCCGGGACAATTCGTCAATGTCCGCGTCCAGGCGGATCTGCGGCGCGGGGTGGTCACCGTCCCGGTGACGGCGATTGTGCGCGGTCCCGAGGGGACGTATGTTTTCGTCGTCGGCAAGGACAGGCACATCGTCAAACGGCCTGTGACGGTAGCGTATTCGAATGCCGAGCTGGCAGTTGTCGGGAAGGACGTCCAGCCCGGCGATACCGTCGTCACCGACGGCCAATACCGCATCCAGGAGGGAGATGTGGTCGACGTCACCGGCCCGGCCCAGGCGGCGAACTAG
- a CDS encoding universal stress protein: MYKHLLIATDGSALAGKGVAHGLTLAKGVGATVTFVTVSEQFPIFAWGGAMAGYAAGDELAVFQEEARKYGKEVLDKCKASADAAGVSAEVVHVEDKRPAEAILELSQALGCDLIVMASHGRRGLGRLLLGSQTAEVLSYTEIPVLVVR, from the coding sequence ATGTACAAACATCTGCTCATCGCCACCGACGGATCGGCACTGGCCGGCAAGGGCGTCGCCCACGGCCTCACGCTGGCCAAGGGCGTCGGCGCCACCGTCACCTTCGTCACCGTCTCGGAACAATTCCCGATCTTCGCCTGGGGCGGCGCCATGGCCGGCTATGCGGCGGGCGATGAATTGGCGGTCTTCCAGGAGGAAGCGCGCAAATACGGCAAGGAGGTTCTCGACAAGTGCAAGGCTTCAGCCGATGCGGCCGGCGTCTCCGCCGAGGTTGTCCATGTCGAGGATAAAAGGCCCGCCGAAGCGATCCTGGAACTGTCACAGGCCCTGGGCTGCGACCTGATCGTCATGGCCTCGCATGGCCGCCGCGGACTGGGCAGGCTGCTTCTGGGCAGCCAGACGGCGGAAGTGCTCTCCTACACCGAGATCCCGGTGCTCGTGGTGCGCTGA
- a CDS encoding DUF6314 family protein → MMGYGAAQAWLPIPADPIERGDSLVGDWKVSRTMIDYLTGATYRFTGEVIVTQDAFIEHGTMRVDSQEMPASRRYRLEPGEGVTRILHADGRDFIELEAKAAQTVRHLCGADLYSGRFFFRGQGDWAEVWRVKGPRKNYASLGRFWRVGDAAWASYSP, encoded by the coding sequence ATGATGGGCTACGGCGCCGCACAAGCATGGTTGCCGATCCCGGCTGATCCGATCGAGCGGGGAGACAGTCTGGTCGGCGACTGGAAAGTCAGCCGCACAATGATCGATTACCTGACCGGCGCGACCTACCGGTTCACCGGCGAGGTCATCGTGACGCAAGACGCCTTCATCGAGCACGGCACCATGCGGGTGGACTCGCAGGAAATGCCTGCAAGCCGACGCTACCGGCTCGAGCCGGGCGAGGGGGTGACGCGCATCCTGCACGCCGATGGCCGCGACTTCATTGAACTGGAGGCGAAAGCGGCGCAAACCGTCCGGCATCTGTGTGGCGCCGATCTCTATTCTGGGCGCTTCTTCTTTCGCGGGCAGGGCGATTGGGCCGAGGTCTGGCGCGTCAAGGGGCCACGCAAGAACTATGCGAGCCTTGGGCGGTTTTGGCGCGTCGGCGATGCGGCTTGGGCATCATACAGCCCGTGA
- a CDS encoding RES family NAD+ phosphorylase, which translates to MVSGLAVRRRVHWPQTFRIIRSIHPPIDLFEDIADPRDWEALAAVEEKTNPRIRLEIGDLGKVAAARRVSGPGASFVMAPFVHCSTLRPGRFSDGSYGIYYAGDSEDVALAETIHHHQNFMRATNEDPGWTADFRVLVGGVDRELDDVNAVPGVLDPDDYTASQAEGRALRAAGSDGLVWNSVRMLDGQCIGIFWPDVIPVPVQGRHYSYHWDGARVDFVRQHDTGMVLAVT; encoded by the coding sequence ATGGTGAGTGGGCTCGCGGTCCGGCGCCGCGTCCACTGGCCCCAGACTTTTCGGATCATCCGCTCCATCCATCCGCCGATCGACCTCTTCGAGGACATCGCCGATCCGCGCGACTGGGAGGCGCTGGCCGCCGTCGAGGAGAAGACCAATCCGCGCATAAGGCTCGAGATCGGCGATCTCGGCAAGGTGGCGGCGGCGAGGCGTGTATCCGGGCCCGGCGCCAGCTTCGTCATGGCGCCCTTCGTGCATTGTTCCACCCTGCGGCCCGGACGGTTTTCGGATGGCAGCTATGGCATCTACTATGCCGGCGACAGCGAGGATGTGGCGCTGGCCGAGACCATCCACCACCATCAGAACTTCATGCGCGCCACCAACGAGGATCCGGGCTGGACGGCTGACTTTCGCGTGCTGGTCGGCGGCGTCGATCGCGAGCTCGATGACGTCAACGCGGTGCCCGGCGTGCTCGACCCCGACGACTACACCGCCTCGCAGGCGGAAGGGCGGGCGCTGCGGGCAGCGGGCAGCGACGGGCTGGTGTGGAACAGCGTGCGCATGCTGGACGGGCAATGCATCGGCATCTTCTGGCCCGACGTCATCCCCGTGCCGGTACAGGGCCGGCACTACAGCTACCACTGGGACGGCGCCCGCGTGGATTTCGTGCGCCAGCACGATACGGGCATGGTGCTGGCGGTGACATGA
- a CDS encoding MbcA/ParS/Xre antitoxin family protein yields the protein MQLQSIVTTPATVGSAISDEEAGALARTTVNLFKAWNLTDLEACILLGGMSARTWARWKEGGIGRIDRDLRTRMAHLMGIHKGLRYLFTEPARGYAWIRKPNATFGGQSALDLMLRGEISDLAAMREWLDAERGAW from the coding sequence ATGCAGCTTCAGTCCATCGTCACCACACCGGCCACGGTCGGGTCCGCCATTTCGGATGAAGAGGCGGGCGCGTTGGCGCGCACCACGGTCAACCTGTTCAAGGCGTGGAACCTGACCGACCTCGAGGCCTGCATCCTGCTTGGCGGCATGTCGGCGCGCACCTGGGCGCGGTGGAAGGAGGGCGGCATAGGGCGGATCGACCGCGACTTGCGCACCCGCATGGCCCATCTGATGGGCATCCACAAGGGCCTGCGCTATCTCTTCACCGAACCGGCGCGCGGCTATGCCTGGATCCGAAAGCCGAACGCCACTTTCGGCGGGCAGTCGGCGCTCGACCTGATGCTGCGCGGTGAAATCTCTGACCTTGCCGCCATGCGCGAATGGCTCGACGCGGAGCGTGGTGCATGGTGA
- a CDS encoding aldehyde dehydrogenase family protein — protein sequence MSHNLQFYIDGAWVDPVVPRTLDVVDPSNEDVFAQISLGSKADVDEAVAAAKRAFNTYGFTSVEERLDILNRVIEVYKKRSKDLALAVSREMGAPRQMALDSQVGVGQAHLEKMAEVLKSFQFRHVKGSSLIVKEPIGVVGLITPWNWPLNQITCKVGPALAAGCTMVLKPSEIAPLDAIIFAEILDEAGVPKGVFNLVNGDGPGVGQALSSHPDVDMMSFTGSTRAGILVAKAAADTVKRVHQELGGKSANILFPDVDLAKAVTKGVAGCFGNSGQSCNAPTRMFVPRDRHDEAAGYAKAAAEKFTVGPADGADTKLGPVVSQAQFDKIQDLIQAGIDEGATLVAGGPGRPAELNRGYFVRPTVFADVTHDMRIAREEIFGPVLAILPYDTVEQAVEQANDTVYGLASYIQAKDIQKARDVAARMRSGNVYINYPTWDAGLPFGGYKQSGNGREYAEYGLEDFLEIKGIAGYEAAE from the coding sequence ATGTCACACAATCTGCAATTCTATATCGATGGCGCATGGGTCGATCCGGTAGTGCCCAGGACGCTCGATGTCGTCGATCCGTCGAACGAGGACGTCTTCGCGCAGATCTCGCTCGGCTCCAAAGCCGATGTCGACGAGGCGGTGGCCGCCGCCAAGCGCGCCTTCAACACGTATGGCTTCACCTCGGTGGAAGAGCGGCTGGATATCCTCAACCGCGTCATCGAGGTCTACAAGAAGCGCAGCAAGGACCTGGCGCTTGCCGTGTCGCGCGAGATGGGCGCGCCCCGCCAGATGGCGCTCGACAGCCAGGTCGGCGTCGGCCAGGCGCATCTGGAAAAGATGGCCGAGGTGCTGAAGAGCTTCCAGTTCCGCCACGTCAAGGGGTCGTCGCTTATCGTCAAGGAACCGATCGGCGTCGTCGGCCTGATCACGCCGTGGAACTGGCCGCTGAACCAGATCACCTGCAAGGTCGGCCCAGCACTTGCCGCCGGCTGCACCATGGTGCTGAAGCCCTCGGAAATCGCGCCGCTCGACGCCATCATCTTCGCCGAGATCCTCGACGAAGCCGGCGTGCCGAAGGGTGTGTTTAACCTCGTCAATGGCGACGGACCGGGCGTCGGCCAGGCGCTGTCCAGCCACCCCGACGTCGACATGATGTCGTTCACCGGTTCCACCCGCGCCGGCATCCTGGTGGCCAAGGCCGCCGCCGACACCGTCAAGCGCGTGCATCAGGAGCTTGGCGGCAAGTCGGCCAACATCCTGTTCCCCGATGTCGACCTCGCCAAGGCTGTCACCAAGGGCGTCGCCGGCTGCTTCGGCAATAGCGGCCAGTCCTGCAACGCGCCGACACGCATGTTCGTGCCGCGCGACCGTCATGACGAGGCCGCCGGCTATGCCAAGGCCGCCGCGGAGAAGTTCACCGTCGGTCCGGCCGACGGCGCCGACACCAAGCTCGGCCCGGTCGTCAGCCAGGCCCAGTTCGACAAGATCCAGGACCTGATCCAGGCCGGTATCGACGAAGGTGCGACGCTGGTGGCAGGCGGCCCCGGCCGCCCGGCCGAACTCAACCGCGGCTACTTCGTCAGGCCGACCGTGTTCGCCGACGTCACCCACGACATGCGTATCGCGCGCGAGGAGATCTTCGGGCCGGTGCTGGCGATCCTGCCCTATGACACGGTCGAACAGGCGGTCGAGCAGGCCAACGACACCGTCTACGGCCTTGCCTCCTACATCCAGGCCAAGGACATCCAGAAGGCGCGTGACGTGGCCGCACGCATGCGCTCGGGCAATGTCTACATCAACTACCCGACCTGGGACGCCGGCCTGCCCTTCGGCGGCTACAAGCAGTCCGGCAACGGCCGCGAATACGCCGAATACGGCCTGGAGGATTTCCTCGAGATCAAGGGCATCGCGGGCTATGAGGCGGCTGAGTAG
- a CDS encoding GNAT family N-acetyltransferase yields MTNKSIRFRPAEPADAAAIRDIVRAAYAKWVPVIGREPLPMRADYDKAVAEHPFDLAVEADRIVGMIETMLAGDHLWIENVCVWPQAQGRGIGGLLLQRAEQKALEADRPELRLLTNGAFEANVSLYKRHGYAIDREEPFMNGTTVYMSKRLAG; encoded by the coding sequence ATGACAAACAAGTCCATCCGGTTTCGGCCGGCCGAACCCGCTGACGCCGCCGCCATCCGCGACATCGTGCGGGCCGCCTATGCCAAATGGGTGCCGGTGATCGGCCGCGAGCCGCTGCCGATGCGCGCCGATTACGACAAGGCTGTCGCCGAGCATCCGTTCGATCTCGCCGTCGAGGCGGATCGCATTGTCGGCATGATCGAAACCATGCTGGCCGGCGATCACCTCTGGATCGAGAATGTCTGCGTTTGGCCGCAGGCACAGGGCAGGGGCATTGGCGGGCTGTTGCTGCAGCGGGCCGAGCAGAAGGCGCTCGAAGCGGACCGCCCCGAGCTTCGCCTGCTGACCAATGGCGCCTTCGAAGCCAATGTGTCGCTTTACAAGAGGCATGGCTATGCGATCGACCGCGAGGAGCCGTTCATGAACGGAACGACGGTCTATATGAGTAAGAGGCTGGCAGGCTGA